The following DNA comes from Chryseobacterium gallinarum.
GAGCTCAAGAATGAAATCAGTATTTTCATTCCCGTGAAGCTGGATGAAATTAAGTTGGGCTTTTCCTGCAATCTCTGCTATTGTATCAGCCTCTTCATTAACAAAAACTCCGGTTTTTCCCTGATGGTCTATTTTTGAAATATCTTCTAAAGTTAAATGATTTAGAACATACCTCGGAGACTTTTTATAGAAGATGAACCCAAGAAAGTTTACCTTCATTGCCATAAGCTCCTGAATCTGGCTTAGCTTTGTTAAACCACATACTTTGAGTTCAGGAACATGTTTATTGGGAATAACAGGCTGCATATTGATATTGTAATCATTAATAATCATTTCAATTAACAGATTTTCGGATTTGTGAACTAAACTCTTCAAATGCCTGGGCAGGATCGGTATTCCTCATAAAATACTCTCCCATAAGGAATCCGTCGAAGCCTTTTTCTTTTAAATAAATAAAATCTTCAGTGTGATAGATACCACTTTCAGCTACAGATATAACATCTTTTGGAAGAAGGTTTTTAAGCTGGACAGAATGCTGTAAATCTACTTTAAAATCTTTTAAATTCCTGTTATTGATTCCTACAAGATCTATCTTCGGATTAAAATGCTCAAGCTCTTCTTCAGTATGAATCTCTAGTAAAACTTCCATTCCCAATTCATGGGCAAGTTCTGTAAATTCCTGTACCTGATTGGGTGAAAGACAAGACGCAATCAATAAAACAACATCTGCCCCGATGCTTTTGGCTTCATAAAACTGATAAGCGTCGATCATAAAATCTTTTCTCAGGATCGGAATACGGATATGATTTCTTACATTAAGAATATCATCGGATTTCCCCCCGAAAAAATCCTTGTCTGTAAGAATGGAAATCCCGCTGGCCCCAAATTTTTCATAAGCCGAAGTTACCTCCAGAAGCTGTGCATCATTGTTGATAATTCCCTTTGATGGAG
Coding sequences within:
- the trpC gene encoding indole-3-glycerol phosphate synthase TrpC, which produces MNILDKIIKRKKEEIAAAKSDISLEQLRNSAFFERNCFSLKESVKNKSGIIAEFKRQSPSKGIINNDAQLLEVTSAYEKFGASGISILTDKDFFGGKSDDILNVRNHIRIPILRKDFMIDAYQFYEAKSIGADVVLLIASCLSPNQVQEFTELAHELGMEVLLEIHTEEELEHFNPKIDLVGINNRNLKDFKVDLQHSVQLKNLLPKDVISVAESGIYHTEDFIYLKEKGFDGFLMGEYFMRNTDPAQAFEEFSSQIRKSVN